A genomic window from Candidatus Brocadiaceae bacterium includes:
- a CDS encoding fructosamine kinase family protein has product MACDTTSVPAEVATALLRRLTGSPLAVTGMTRMHGGMVNSVLELTTDGRPERVVAKLSAHPDDAAFEREFCALRWYRRHTAFPVPEPYGVDVSGDLFPGSCLMMQRLPGENLAQAALRTREAADVERRIADCLAHLHGLHRATYGFAYEPAAAGCGLWLDWFAPKMQAEFEAAADRLSADTRDILARELARLDLWLPECGAPTLVHGDVWATNVIVDPLAPGGPALSGFVDGRCRFADVEYELAYLLVFRTVGRAFFDAYTRTRPLRDGFEQRCRLYWLHTMLLHVRAFGDAHYIRACEALAHEIGCLGPP; this is encoded by the coding sequence ATGGCCTGCGACACTACTTCTGTACCAGCCGAGGTCGCCACGGCCCTCCTTCGTCGTCTCACCGGCTCCCCGCTCGCCGTCACGGGCATGACCCGGATGCACGGCGGGATGGTCAACAGCGTGCTGGAGCTGACGACGGACGGCAGGCCGGAGCGCGTGGTCGCCAAGTTGTCCGCCCACCCGGACGACGCGGCCTTCGAACGCGAATTCTGTGCCCTCCGGTGGTACCGCCGTCACACCGCGTTCCCCGTGCCGGAGCCCTACGGGGTGGACGTCTCAGGCGACCTCTTCCCCGGGAGCTGCCTGATGATGCAGCGCCTGCCCGGCGAGAACCTTGCGCAGGCGGCGCTGAGAACGCGCGAAGCGGCCGACGTCGAACGCCGCATCGCAGACTGCCTGGCCCATCTCCACGGCCTGCACCGCGCGACCTATGGCTTCGCCTACGAACCCGCCGCCGCCGGATGCGGACTCTGGCTCGACTGGTTCGCGCCGAAGATGCAGGCCGAGTTCGAGGCCGCCGCCGACCGCCTGAGCGCCGACACGCGGGACATCCTCGCCCGCGAACTGGCCCGGCTCGACCTCTGGCTCCCCGAATGCGGCGCCCCGACGCTGGTCCACGGAGACGTCTGGGCCACCAACGTCATCGTGGACCCACTGGCGCCCGGCGGGCCGGCCCTGAGCGGATTCGTCGACGGCCGCTGCCGGTTCGCGGACGTCGAATACGAACTGGCCTACCTGCTCGTCTTCCGCACGGTCGGCCGCGCGTTCTTCGACGCCTACACCAGGACGCGACCGCTGCGCGACGGCTTCGAACAGCGCTGCCGCCTCTACTGGCTCCACACCATGCTGCTGCACGTCCGCGCCTTCGGCGACGCCCACTACATCCGCGCCTGCGAGGCCCTGGC